In Prunus dulcis unplaced genomic scaffold, ALMONDv2, whole genome shotgun sequence, a genomic segment contains:
- the LOC117613364 gene encoding uncharacterized protein K02A2.6-like gives MLKDCINYSKGCEACQRHGPIQQAPSVPMNPVVKPWPFRGWAMDLIGKIYPASSQQHCFIIVATDYFTKWVEAKPIKTTTSQEIITFIEEQIIQRFGIPESITTDRGSSFISRDMLDMAEAFKFKLLQSTPYYAQANGQAESSNKVIINIIRKMLEKNPKQWHEKLSETLWAYRTSKREATGMTPYALTYGHDAILPMEIAVQSLRIAHQHHLTGEDYSQAMLLELEELDASRIDTLNKLLAGKQAVSRAYNKRVKDKSFEEGEIVWKAILPLGAHIAGYGKWSPTWEGPFVINQILGMGAYRLQDRDGVIHNAPINGKWLKKFHPTMWDSQAVQTDPGIEKEQG, from the coding sequence ATGTTGAAGGATTGCATCAATTATTCTAAGGGATGTGAAGCTTGTCAAAGGCACGGCCCAATCCAGCAGGCTCCTTCTGTTCCCATGAATCCAGTGGTAAAACCATGGCCTTTTAGGGGATGGGCAATGGATCTCATTGGCAAAATCTATCCAGCCAGCAGCCAGCAGCATTGTTTTATCATTGTTGCTACGGactatttcaccaaatgggtagagGCCAAGCCAATCAAAACCACAACTTCTCAAGAGATCATCACCTTTATAGAAGAACAGATCATACAAAGATTCGGCATTCCAGAATCAATCACAACTGATAGGGGTTCTTCTTTCATATCTAGGGATATGCTAGATATGGCAGaagcattcaaattcaaactacTTCAGTCCACCCCCTATTATGCTCAAGCTAATGGACAGGCAGAATCAAGTAACAAGGTgattatcaatatcatcaggAAGATGTTGGAGAAGAATCCAAAACAATGGCATGAAAAGTTATCAGAGACTTTGTGGGCATACAGAACTTCCAAAAGAGAAGCAACTGGCATGACTCCCTATGCTCTAACCTACGGCCATGATGCAATTCTGCCTATGGAGATAGCAGTCCAATCTCTTAGAATTGCTCACCAACACCATCTCACAggagaagactactctcaagCCATGTTACTTGAATTAGAAGAATTGGATGCAAGTAGGATTGACaccctcaacaaactcttGGCAGGAAAACAGGCTGTATCAAGAGCATACAATAAAAGAGTTAAAGACAAAAGTTTTGAAGAAGGAGAGATAGTCTGGAAGGCAATTCTGCCCCTTGGAGCACACATAGCTGGCTATGGAAAATGGTCACCTACATGGGAAGGTCCTTTTGTGATTAACCAGATCCTCGGAATGGGGGCATATAGGTTGCAGGACAGAGATGGAGTTATTCACAATGCCCCAATCAATGGCAAATGGTTAAAGAAATTCCACCCAACCATGTGGGATTCACAAGCTGTGCAGACAGACCCCGGGATAGAGAAAGAGCAAGGCTAA